A stretch of the Aphis gossypii isolate Hap1 chromosome 2, ASM2018417v2, whole genome shotgun sequence genome encodes the following:
- the LOC114126957 gene encoding host cell factor 1-like isoform X1, producing the protein MLLNTERTDKMEAKLEVVPSTPVLKWKKILDPIGPQPRPRHGHRAVAIKDLLIVFGGGNEGIVDELHVYNAANNQWFIPQTSGDIPPGCAAYGLVVDNTRLLIFGGMVEYGKYSNELYELQASRWHWSKLQPRPPLYHMSPCPRLGHSFTLIGNKVYLFGGLANDSNDPKNNIPRYLNDLYTLDISSPDALAWDIPETVGDFPPPRESHTAVAYTDSRGKCKLIIYGGMSGCRLGDLWTLDIDTMSWNRPIVLGPKPLPRSLHTAVTIKNRMFVFGGWVPFVEEVKLPIHEKEWKCTNQLACLNLETMTWEELNMDMNEDNMPRARAGHCAANIQTRMYVWSGRDGYRKAWNNQVCCKDLWYLEVDKPQKCAKNQLVRASTNALEIVWNSVPTADAYILQIQKYDQPADTSAPTPPTMIDYSLLPFLTPELAKKNTDNDDCQIIPTTSTKASSPAKPNQIIQIIPQGSTVNSSLVKDQQFTPVIAQASGNMKIKTVQSTNVTPSLPQNFKAVSPVTPKTPAFVSSPSMDMLSDAAMHTLAAAASATQKIKTTVVVSKQSELPKPVIKTSSAPFKIVQTQRSIKNVMSPVNTTVPQQAVRITGPALQTSVAGTVLKTGSNVFGKQVIFQKPGGSQSNFVTLVKTSQGNLIQGIPGKMIGTTTPNKNMQPSVLKFINPPMNQQSSPIKSNQTMKTVPLKTVGARLPVAANKPTIVIQKGNSNRSASPQIIIVTTGSNLRGIQTFSASQANMTNRTSVSNAPVQMVMVSSGGNTPTGSKPITITMAGAGNRKMVTLGKSNLTGMTIGGKPVTLQMVSGQNNMAILTSNSGGNVVQLKNTNIVSTPSTPRSTAINSKVPSSVKVSTDLPASTESALTQLAVEAGIIDSSNKSTNEMEESTNYKNDLENLIREEGIESLDVDMNSVEDASSVVD; encoded by the coding sequence ATGTTGTTGAACACTGAACGTACAGATAAAATGGAGGCAAAGCTAGAAGTTGTGCCTTCAACTCCAGTATTAAAATGGAAGAAAATTCTTGATCCCATTGGACCTCAACCGAGGCCTCGGCATGGGCACAGAGCAGTTGCTATTAAAGATCTTTTAATTGTGTTCGGTGGCGGAAATGAGGGAATAGTAGATGAATTACATGTCTACAATGCAGCCAATAATCAATGGTTTATACCTCAGACTTCTGGTGATATACCTCCTGGGTGTGCTGCATATGGTTTAGTAGTTGATAATACTAGATTACTAATTTTTGGAGGTATGGTTGAATAtggtaaatattcaaatgaacTATATGAACTTCAAGCGAGTCGATGGCATTGGAGTAAGCTTCAACCTAGACCACCTCTTTATCACATGTCACCTTGCCCAAGACTTGGTCATAGTTTCacattaataggtaataaagttTACCTATTTGGAGGGTTAGCTAATGATAGCAATGacccaaaaaataatataccacgTTATTTAAATGATCTATATACATTAGATATATCTTCACCTGACGCTTTAGCTTGGGATATACCAGAAACAGTAGGTGATTTTCCACCTCCTCGAGAATCCCACACAGCAGTAGCATATACTGACTCAAGAGGAAAATGTAAACTTATCATTTATGGTGGTATGAGTGGGTGTCGACTAGGTGATCTTTGGACTTTAGATATAGATACTATGTCTTGGAATAGACCTATTGTTTTGGGTCCTAAGCCTCTACCAAGGTCTTTACATACAGCTGTaaccataaaaaatagaatgtttGTTTTTGGTGGTTGGGTTCCGTTTGTTGAAGAAGTCAAGTTACCTATACATGAAAAAGAATGGAAATGTACAAATCAATTGGcttgtttaaatttagaaacaaTGACATGGGAAGAATTGAATATGGATATGAATGAAGATAATATGCCTAGAGCTAGAGCAGGTCATTGTGCtgcaaatatacaaacaagaATGTACGTGTGGTCTGGTCGAGACGGATATAGAAAAGCATGGAATAATCAAGTTTGTTGTAAAGATCTATGGTATTTGGAAGTGGACAAACCACAGAAGTGTGCTAAAAATCAGTTGGTTCGTGCATCTACTAATGCTCTAGAAATTGTATGGAATAGTGTACCAACTGCAGAcgcttatattttacaaattcaaaAGTATGACCAGCCTGCTGACACTTCAGCCCCAACTCCACCAACAATGATTGATTATTCATTGCTACCATTTTTGACACCGGAATTGGCTAAGAAAAATACTGACAATGATGATTGtcaaattatacctactaccAGTACTAAAGCTAGTAGTCCTGCCAAACcaaatcaaattatacaaataatacccCAAGGTTCCACTGTTAATTCCTCTTTAGTAAAAGATCAGCAGTTTACTCCTGTTATTGCTCAAGCATCtggaaatatgaaaattaaaactgttcaAAGCACTAATGTTACACCTTCGTTACCACAAAACTTTAAGGCAGTAAGTCCTGTAACACCAAAGACACCTGCATTTGTTAGTTCTCCTTCAATGGACATGTTATCAGATGCTGCCATGCATACTCTTGCCGCTGCTGCATCAGCTACTCAAAAGATCAAAACCACTGTAGTAGTTTCTAAACAATCAGAACTTCCAAAACCTGTGATTAAGACTTCAAGTGcaccatttaaaattgttcaaacaCAAaggtcaataaaaaatgttatgtcaCCTGTAAACACTACAGTGCCACAACAAGCAGTTCGTATAACAGGACCTGCTTTACAGACTTCAGTTGCTGGTACAGTTCTTAAAACTGGATCTAATGTTTTTGGAAAGCAAGTGATTTTTCAAAAGCCTGGTGGTTCACAATCAAATTTTGTTACCTTAGTTAAGACCAGTCAAGGTAATCTTATACAAGGTATTCCAGGAAAGATGATTGGAACAACTACACCAAATAAGAATATGCAACCATctgttttaaagtttatcaATCCTCCAATGAATCAACAGAGTAGTCCTATCAAATCAAACCAAACTATGAAAACTGTACCTTTAAAAACAGTTGGTGCAAGGCTACCGGTTGCTGCTAATAAACCAActattgttattcaaaaaggTAACTCAAATCGATCAGCTTCCCCTCAAATTATCATTGTAACAACTGGTTCGAATCTCAGGGGCATACAGACTTTTTCAGCCTCCCAGGCTAATATGACAAATCGCACCAGTGTAAGTAACGCGCCTGTTCAAATGGTAATGGTATCATCAGGTGGCAATACACCAACTGGAAGTAAACCTATTACAATTACCATGGCTGGAGCTGGTAATCGTAAAATGGTCACCCTAGGTAAATCAAATTTGACTGGTATGACAATAGGTGGTAAGCCTGTAACCCTTCAAATGGTTAGTGGTCAAAATAATATGgctattttaacttcaaattcTGGTGGCAATGTTGTCCAGCTAAAGAACACAAATATTGTGAGTACACCAAGTACACCTAGGTCTACTGCAATCAATTCAAAAGTACCGTCTTCTGTCAAAGTATCCACTGATTTACCGGCTAGTACAGAGTCTGCACTCACTCAATTAGCTGTGGAAGCTGGCATCATCGATTCTTCCAACAAAAGTACGAATGAAATGGAGGAATCAACTAATTATAAGAATGATTTGGAAAATTTGATTCGGGAAGAAGGAATTGAGAGTCTAGATGTTGATATGAACAGTGTGGAGGACGCTTCCAGTGTTGTTgactga